CGAGCGTGATCCGCCGGGCCGTCGCGTCCGTGCGGGACGCCGGCGGATTCGTGACGACGAACCGCACGTTGCGAAATTCGATCGGCCTGAAGAGGTGGATTTGCATCGAGCCGACTTCGAACCGCAGACCGATTCGCGGTGGCAACTCGGTGAGAGCCTTTCTCGCTCCCCAGATCAGGACCGGCTCGTGCGCGAACCAGAAAACAACGAGCAGCACAAGCAGACCCCACGGCCAGAGACGACGTCGCCGCCGGGCCGGAGAACCGGAACTATCCACAGAATCAGTAGCCACAAAAAAATCAGCAGAAACCGTGCGAGAATCGGGGGGCGCCGCTCAGGAAAACAACAGAAAACGGAAAAAATACAGCCCGCCGCAACCGATGGCTACGACGGGCTGTTGTTCCCCCCAGAACAATCTTTCGATGGGCACAAGGTAGCAAAGCGGGCCAGCCGCGCAAGACGAATTTCAAAAATTTTTGATAAATTTTCAAACCACTCCACATCAGATACTTAAATTGCGCCAAAGAGAGGCGTCATTGCGCGATCGAACCAATCGACCCGGCGGGAGAGCATCGTTTCGCCATCGAAATCGAAATATCCCCGGAAGTTGCGTCCGGCAAGCACGCCCGGCAGCCAGTGGACATCGTCGGCCCACATTTCGTGGAACGGAATCGCGTCCACGGACGTCCAGAGCGGAATGGCCTCGTCGGTCTCGACGGCCTCACCTTCACAATCCTCGGCGGTGAAGACCGCGCAGTGCAGGCCGTAGCCGTCCACGAATTGGAAGAACAGCTCCCCTCGCCATTCCGCCCGGAGCGGCGTCACGCCGAGTTCCTCCTGCGTCTCGCGGATGGCGCAGGCCAGTTCGGTTTCGCCCGGTTCGAGGCGGCCTCCCGGACCGTTGATCTTCCCCGCGCCGAGACCACGTTTCTTCCGAATCAGGAGAATTTCCGATCCTCGCACGACGAAGCACAGCGTGGCCCGCTCGGTCGGTTGCCACGTGTTCCAGTCCCGTCCCGCGGCCGGTGCGTCGCTCATTCCCGGCGCCATCAACCGATCGACGGCAGAAATTGCCCGCCAATGGCGCGATCGAACGAGAAGCGTCCGGCGCCAAGGCTCACGAGCGAAAGCGCGATCACGAGGAGGGCAAACGGATACTCGCAGGAGTTCAGACCCGCGCCGGCATGAACGAACCAGATCGCTCCGGTCATGATGACCATGATCACGAGGGCAAACAGCCGGGTGAAGAAGCCGAAGAACAGCGCAATCGCGGAAATCAGCTCCAGGGCCATCACCGCAGTGGAAAGCCAAACCGGAAAATTGAGGCCGCCGCTCTGGCTCCACTCGAGCACGGTGGCCGACCAGCCCTTGCCGCCGAACCAGCCGAAGCTCTTTTGCCCCCCGTGAAAAATGAATACCGCGGCGAGCAGCATCCGGAGGAAAAAGGGAGCAAAGCTCTTCGGAGTCGCGAAGAACGCATAGACGGGGTTGCTTGCCACGCGCCAGCGTATAGCAGCCTCGAATTTTACGGGAAAGGAAAAGAAACGCTGTCGTTGCCCTGAAATGCAAGGGCTGCAAGGACGTGCGCCGGAGGGGTCCCGTCAATGCAAGGCCTGCGAAGCTCTTCTCGTGAAGGAGAGCTTTCGCAGGCCGTGAATGGACGACTTACAGGCGAACGAGGAGTTCCGCCTTCTTGGCGGCAAATTCCTCGTGGGTGAGGATGCCGGCATCGTGAAGCTGGCCGAGTTTTTCCAGCAGCGTCAGGATGTCCGACGAATTCGAGGAGCCGTTCGACGAAGGGGTCGACGCGGGCGCCGGGAAGAATTGCGGGGCCGGAGCAGGCTCGTAATACGGAGCCGGCGACGGAGCGAAGAAATTCGTCTGCGGGGCTTCCGGCAGGCCAGGGCCCGAGATGCGAGGGAGGCTGTTCACGGGAATCGTCCCATACTGGCTCGTGAACGTGAGCGAGTCCGAGCCGCCCTGCTGCTGGCCGACGCCGCCGATCTGGTTATCGAGCGTGTCGTAGACCGTCACCTGTCCATTGCGCTGGATCGCCAGGCGGCGGACGTGCGGAAAGACCGCATAGCGACTGTCGTTCTGGCCGCCGCTGCTGGAAGGATTCCCCAGCTCGGCCGGCCACCAGCCGTTGCTCACTCCTCCGCCCATCGACGCCGGCGGGAAGACCTGCGTCGTCGCCAGCGCGTTCGAGATTTCCTCGCAGAGATTGATGACGGTGGTCTTGAGCGAGTAGTTGAACATGTCGCTGACCATCGTCATTCCGCCCTTCATCCACTGGCCACTTCCGAGTTCGGGACAGCTGAACTGGGCCATGGTGCCGCCGCCGTTATTGACCGCGATGATCATCTGCACGGCGGAGTTCGGGCTGAGCCCGTAGCGCGCGCAGAGGTTGTTGACGAGCTGTTGCCCGTCGAAAGTTAAATTTTGCATGGCTCCCAACCAATCGGCCGGACGACCGGGTGGCGAGCCGCAAAATGAAAAATGTCGCTGCGCCTGCGAAAGGATTTCGTCCGGGAATCGGGCCTTTTTCGCCGAACGTCAGGAGGCCGCCACGAAAACAAACAGCGCGCCGAGCCCGCCGATGGCGAAAAGAATCCCGAGATAAACACCGACGACCTTCCGACGGCCTTTTACCGGCAGGCGGCACATCGGGCACGCGAGCACGAGCGAAGGGAGCTGCCAGTTACATTGACGACAAGTCCGGGGCAAATTCATGAGAACCTCGGCGGTATGCCACTAAATAGACGCCTTTTCAACCCCCGATTTCTCACGTAATTCGCCACAGGGATACCTGCCCGAGAGCGGTGCCGTTGACAAACCATCCCGACTGGTCGAAGAGAAACCTGTTCGCCGAGCTCCCCTCTCTCATGACTGGCAAACACGCGGCTTTCACCCTCGTCGAGTTGCTCGTGGTCATCGCGATCATTATCGTGCTCGCCGGCCTCTTGATGGCCGTCACTCCGGGTGTGATTCTTCGCGGCAAGATCACCTCGTCGCTGAACAACATGCGGCAGATCGGCACCGGGTTTCAGCTTTACGCGAACGAGAACGACAACTTCCTGCCATCGAGGGTGCAGAGTTCCGACAAGTGGCCGGCACTGATCTACGCGTATATGAGGGATCGAAAGGCCTTCGCCGACCCGGGCGATCCCCGCAATTTTCTGGTCACGAAGACCGACCCTCTCTCCAACGAGCGGAACAACACGAGCTACATCATGAATGGCTACAACGATGTGGGCGCCTATGCGGACGAGAGCACGACGATCAAGGCGTCGAGCCTGGACAGCCCGAGCCAAACGATCCTCCTCGCGAACCAGTCCGCCAGCGGGAACTTCTACATGGACACCGCCGAGGGCAACCAATCGAGCGGCGTGCTGCGGAAGAAGGTCTTCAACGACGGCGCGAATTACCTGTTCGCGGACGGCTCCGTGCGTTTCCTCGCGGCAAAGGATTTGAAGGACGAGCTCTGGCTGGTCCACAAGACGGTCGCCACGCCCTAGCCGGCAAGCGCCAGCGCCTTCCGCAGACGGTCGAGCAATCCCGAGCAACGTTCGCGCACATCGTGATTGCGGACCGCCGCCGCGAGCGCGCGCTTCTGCCCGACGAGGACGACGAGCTGCCGCCCGCGAGTGACGGCCGTGTAGAGCAGGTTGCGCTGGAGGAGAACGTATTGCTCCATGGCGAGCGGCACGATCACGCAGGGATATTCGGAGCCCTGGCTTTTGTGCACGGTGATCGCGAAAGCCGGCGACAGCTCGTCGAGTTCCCCAAAGTCATAGGCCACCACGCGCCCGTCGAACGCCACCCGCACCTCGCGCTCCTCGGCGACCACCCGCTCGACGCGGCCAATGTCGCCATTGAAGACGTCCTTGTCGTAATTGTTGCGCGTCTGGATGACCTTGTCGCCCGCACGATACGTCACGCCGAATCGTTCCACTTCCATGCCATCGGGGCGGGCGGGATTCAGCGCGGCCTGGAGCCGCCCGTTGAGATTGCGCACGCCGACCGTGCCGCGATTCATTGGCGCGAGCACCTGCACGTCCCGCAACGGATCGAGGCCGAACTTCGCGGGAATGCGCGATCGCACCAGCTCGAGCACGGTGTCGAGCGTCTCCTCGGGCGTTTCCCGATCGATGAAGAAAAAGTCACCCCGTCCGTCCGGGGCGAGCTCGGGCAGATGGCCGGCATTGATCGCGTGCGCGCTGGTGACGATGGCGCTGCCGCCCTCCTGCCGAAAAACGACGTCGAGTTTCACGCACGGCACGGTCGCAATGAGGTCGCGAAGGACGAGCCCCGGCCCGACGCTCGGCAGCTGATCGGGATCGCCGACCAGGAGAAGGTTTCCACTTCGGGGAAGCGCCCGCAGAAAGCGCGCCATCAAGGGCACGTCGACCATCGAGACCTCGTCCATCACGAACAGATCGCCCTCGAGCGGCGCGTTTTCATCACGACGGAAACCGCCGCCAGGCGCTGGCTCCAGCAGGCGGTGAATCGTCTTCGCCTCGAGCCCGGTCGATTCCGCCAGCCGCTTTGCCGCCCGGCCGGTCGGTGCGCAGAGCACGCAACGGACGTTCTTCGCACGAAGAATCTTCAGCACGGAATTGAGCAGCGTCGTCTTGCCGACGCCGGGGCCGCCGGTAATCACGGCCAGCCCGTGCTCGAGCGCGAGCCGGAGCGCGCGAACCTGCGAGGCCGCGAGCACCTTGCCGGTCTTTTCCTGCACCCAGGCCAGCGCCCGCTCGAAATCGATCGGCGGATAGCCAGGCGACCGTCTCGCCGCCAATCGTCCAATGCGCTCAGCGATCACGATCTCCGCTTTCCGCAGCGTCGGCGAGAAGATGAGATCCACCCCGCCGATGCCGTCGGCCTCCAGCGCGCCTCGCTCCAGCTCGGCCGCGAGCACCTCTTCGGCCCGGGCCACATCCACGGCGAGCAGGCTTGCCGCGGCTTCCAAAAGGGTCGCCCGCGGCAGCGCGCAGTGTCCCTCGCCCGTCGCGGTCTCCAGGGCGTGAGCGAGCCCGGCGCGGATGCGCAGCAGCGAGTCGCCCGCGAGGCCGAGCCGCTCGGCAATTTTGTCCGCCGACTGGAACCCGATGCCGTGAATGTCCCGCGCGAGGCAATAGGGATCGGTCCGAATGCGCTCGATCGCTTCCGCGCCGTAGGTCTTGAAAATGCGGACCGCCCGGCTCGTGCTGATCCCATGCGTGTGAAGAAAGACCATGATCTCACGCACGACCCGCTGATCGGCCCACGCTTGCTTGATGGCCTTTCGCCGCTCGGCACCGATGCCGCCGACTTCCTGCAGGCGCGCGGATTGATTCTCGATCACGTCGAACACCTGCTCGCCGAACTTCTCGACGAGCTTCTTCGCGTAAACCGGACCGATGCCACGAATCAGCCCGCTCGCGAGATATTTCTCGATGCCTTCGCGGGAATCCGGCGGCTGCGTCTCGAGCCGATCCGCCCGAAATTGCGCTCCGTGCTCCCGATCCTGCGTCCAGCGGCCTTCGGCCATGATCCATTCGCCCGGCGCGACCGTCGCCACCGAGCCGACGACGGGCACGAGCTCCCGGCGGCCCCGGACCTTCACCCGGAGGACCGCAAAGCCCGTCTCCTCGTTATGAAACGTCACCCGCTCGATCAGCCCGCGCAGAGCATCCGTCGCCGGACCCGGCGAGAGGCGGCTCACGGCCATCGCGGCGGCATTTGGCTTCGCATATCCTCCACCCAATCGCCCTCCCCCGTAACTTTCCAGATCATTTGCACACGTTGGAATTGATCCCGGTCAAATATTAGCGTAACTAATGCAGTCACTTTTATGGCTTCCACAACCTCCGCCGTCCGGAAACCGTCTCCCGTGATGGCCTGGCTCTTTTCCTCGATCGGAAAGAAAACCGTCGTCGCCGTGACGGGCATCATTCTGGTGCTCTTCGTCATCGGTCATCTCGTCGGCAACCTCACCTTCTTTTTTGGTCCGGACTGGATCAACGCCTACGCCGTTCACCTGCGCGATCTCGGCCCGCTCCTCTGGGTCGTCCGCCTCGGTCTGCTCGCCGCGGTCGCCCTCCACATCTTCTTCACGATGAAGCTGTGGCAGGAAAATCACGCCGCGCGCCCGGAAAAATACGCCGTCAGGAGCCGGGTGCAATCCACCGTCTTCGCCCGCACGATGCGCCTCACCGGCCTCATCGTGTTCGCCTTCGTCATCTTCCACCTTGCGCACTTCACTCTGCTGCTCGTTCATCCCGAGTTCAGCGGATATCATGACGCGCAGGGCCGCCACGACGTCTTCCGCATGGTGGTCGCCGGCTTCAGCTACCCGCTCGTCAGCGCCTTCTACGTGCTGTCCCTCGCGCTGCTTG
This genomic window from Chthoniobacterales bacterium contains:
- a CDS encoding 8-oxo-dGTP diphosphatase — encoded protein: MSDAPAAGRDWNTWQPTERATLCFVVRGSEILLIRKKRGLGAGKINGPGGRLEPGETELACAIRETQEELGVTPLRAEWRGELFFQFVDGYGLHCAVFTAEDCEGEAVETDEAIPLWTSVDAIPFHEMWADDVHWLPGVLAGRNFRGYFDFDGETMLSRRVDWFDRAMTPLFGAI
- a CDS encoding DoxX family protein; its protein translation is MASNPVYAFFATPKSFAPFFLRMLLAAVFIFHGGQKSFGWFGGKGWSATVLEWSQSGGLNFPVWLSTAVMALELISAIALFFGFFTRLFALVIMVIMTGAIWFVHAGAGLNSCEYPFALLVIALSLVSLGAGRFSFDRAIGGQFLPSIG
- a CDS encoding SHOCT domain-containing protein; amino-acid sequence: MQNLTFDGQQLVNNLCARYGLSPNSAVQMIIAVNNGGGTMAQFSCPELGSGQWMKGGMTMVSDMFNYSLKTTVINLCEEISNALATTQVFPPASMGGGVSNGWWPAELGNPSSSGGQNDSRYAVFPHVRRLAIQRNGQVTVYDTLDNQIGGVGQQQGGSDSLTFTSQYGTIPVNSLPRISGPGLPEAPQTNFFAPSPAPYYEPAPAPQFFPAPASTPSSNGSSNSSDILTLLEKLGQLHDAGILTHEEFAAKKAELLVRL
- a CDS encoding type II secretion system protein encodes the protein MTGKHAAFTLVELLVVIAIIIVLAGLLMAVTPGVILRGKITSSLNNMRQIGTGFQLYANENDNFLPSRVQSSDKWPALIYAYMRDRKAFADPGDPRNFLVTKTDPLSNERNNTSYIMNGYNDVGAYADESTTIKASSLDSPSQTILLANQSASGNFYMDTAEGNQSSGVLRKKVFNDGANYLFADGSVRFLAAKDLKDELWLVHKTVATP
- a CDS encoding ATP-dependent RecD-like DNA helicase; protein product: MAVSRLSPGPATDALRGLIERVTFHNEETGFAVLRVKVRGRRELVPVVGSVATVAPGEWIMAEGRWTQDREHGAQFRADRLETQPPDSREGIEKYLASGLIRGIGPVYAKKLVEKFGEQVFDVIENQSARLQEVGGIGAERRKAIKQAWADQRVVREIMVFLHTHGISTSRAVRIFKTYGAEAIERIRTDPYCLARDIHGIGFQSADKIAERLGLAGDSLLRIRAGLAHALETATGEGHCALPRATLLEAAASLLAVDVARAEEVLAAELERGALEADGIGGVDLIFSPTLRKAEIVIAERIGRLAARRSPGYPPIDFERALAWVQEKTGKVLAASQVRALRLALEHGLAVITGGPGVGKTTLLNSVLKILRAKNVRCVLCAPTGRAAKRLAESTGLEAKTIHRLLEPAPGGGFRRDENAPLEGDLFVMDEVSMVDVPLMARFLRALPRSGNLLLVGDPDQLPSVGPGLVLRDLIATVPCVKLDVVFRQEGGSAIVTSAHAINAGHLPELAPDGRGDFFFIDRETPEETLDTVLELVRSRIPAKFGLDPLRDVQVLAPMNRGTVGVRNLNGRLQAALNPARPDGMEVERFGVTYRAGDKVIQTRNNYDKDVFNGDIGRVERVVAEEREVRVAFDGRVVAYDFGELDELSPAFAITVHKSQGSEYPCVIVPLAMEQYVLLQRNLLYTAVTRGRQLVVLVGQKRALAAAVRNHDVRERCSGLLDRLRKALALAG
- a CDS encoding succinate dehydrogenase cytochrome b subunit; this translates as MASTTSAVRKPSPVMAWLFSSIGKKTVVAVTGIILVLFVIGHLVGNLTFFFGPDWINAYAVHLRDLGPLLWVVRLGLLAAVALHIFFTMKLWQENHAARPEKYAVRSRVQSTVFARTMRLTGLIVFAFVIFHLAHFTLLLVHPEFSGYHDAQGRHDVFRMVVAGFSYPLVSAFYVLSLALLASHLSHGIASLFQTLGLSNRRLQPAFTKAGRLVAWTLFIGFSSIPVSVLLGFGHAALK